A single genomic interval of Spinacia oleracea cultivar Varoflay chromosome 6, BTI_SOV_V1, whole genome shotgun sequence harbors:
- the LOC110786389 gene encoding 1-aminocyclopropane-1-carboxylate oxidase homolog 1, which yields MVSSSKSSSEIEYDRKGDLKAFDESKLGVKGLVDAGVTTLPRIFVNQEATAPSRESEVVYTTSDNPHVNIPVIDLSGVVEDGGDLEKRREVMKAVSEACEKWGFFQAVNHGVPTHVLDEMINGAKRFHELDVESKKEYYMVRGVNSGRKFSYTSNMYLYTGKVTNWRDTTIAGMEPMPDPQDFPETCREITIEYAKHMKKVALTFLELISEAMGVESNYLKDMDCCQEFLHLTHYYPPCPQPELAIGINQHADNDIVTLLLQDEIGGLQVLHDNQWHDIPHIPGAVIINTGDLLQLISNDKYKSVIHRVQSKKVGPRISVPCFFRPKTNNPRILAPIKELLSPENPAIYRPTTTGEYIAHYHSTGQDYGVKPALDHFKLAN from the exons atggtATCTAGCTCAAAAAGTAGTAGTGAGATTGAGTATGACCGCAAGGGTGATTTAAAAGCTTTTGATGAGTCAAAACTCGGGGTTAAAGGCCTCGTTGATGCTGGTGTCACCACCTTACCTCGAATATTTGTCAACCAAGAAGCAACCGCTCCATCACGTGAGTCGGAGGTGGTCTACACCACCTCCGACAACCCACACGTCAACATTCCGGTGATAGACCTCTCCGGTGTGGTGGAAGACGGTGGCGACTTAGAGAAGAGACGGGAGGTTATGAAGGCGGTATCGGAAGCGTGTGAAAAATGGGGATTCTTTCAAGCGGTGAACCATGGTGTTCCAACTCATGTTTTAGATGAGATGATTAATGGTGCTAAGAGGTTCCATGAGTTGGATGTTGAGAGTAAGAAGGAATATTACATGGTGCGTGGTGTTAATTCAGGTAGGAAGTTTTCTTATACTTCCAACATGTATTTGTATACTGGAAAAGTCACTAATTGGAGGGATACTACTATTGCTGGAATGGAGCCAATGCCAGATCCTCAGGATTTTCCTGAGACATGcag GGAAATAACGATAGAGTATGCAAAACACATGAAGAAAGTAGCATTGACATTCCTTGAGCTAATATCAGAGGCCATGGGAGTAGAGTCAAATTACCTGAAAGACATGGATTGTTGTCAAGAGTTTTTGCATTTAACTCACTATTATCCACCATGCCCGCAACCAGAGTTAGCCATAGGCATTAACCAACACGCGGATAATGATATCGTAACTCTGCTTCTCCAAGATGAAATTGGTGGTCTCCAAGTACTTCATGATAATCAATGGCATGATATCCCCCACATTCCTGGTGCCGTGATCATTAATACCGGCGATCTCCTACAG CTGATTAGCAATGACAAGTACAAGAGTGTAATACACAGGGTGCAATCCAAGAAGGTGGGCCCAAGAATTTCTGTGCCGTGTTTTTTCAGGCCAAAAACGAATAACCCAAGAATCCTTGCACCAATTAAGGAATTATTGTCGCCGGAAAACCCCGCAATTTATAGGCCAACCACCACCGGTGAATATATTGCTCATTACCACTCTACTGGCCAAGATTACGGTGTCAAGCCTGCTCTAGACCATTTCAAACTcgctaattaa